GaacttttagaaataaaagaaaaatgtatatacttaacataagtttattttccaCACATTTGCGACATCGAAATGCAAAAATACGAATATCCCATACAAAcagaattatattaatttgtgtgcaacatatcataataaaataattaatcctTATGAGGATGTTCAGACTTGTGAATAGAAAAATCTAatcttacataaataataacacaaatgAAAAGAGCATGCAGGAAGCCTACGACTAATAGAGGCTCCTGCAACATCAACAAACGCGGGAAGGAGTATCGCAGTTGGAAGTCTTGAATGTGGTTTTCAACGACATTCTCCTTCTTGAAAGTGATGACTGGGCGACCCTTTGTATCCAAATAAGTGTAGTGGAGACTATCAGGTAATCGTGTCACTGGATATGGCAAGTTAAGCTTGATATTTGTAGACCCCTCAGGAAGAATTACCTTAGTGACTACTTCATCAATTTGCATATCATCAAAGATGTGATCAACTACTCTCATCTTCAATAAGAATTCATTGCCAGAATTATACAGATACTCGTAACTTGGAACATTATATCCTAGAGTGTAATGAGACTTCCAACCTCCAAATAGAGGGTATCTCGGTCTGAGATCCAACTCAACTGAATCCTTCTTTACTTTCATGTTGGATGTAGAGATGTTGCCATTTGTATCACGATAGTATACATCTGAGGCTGAGGCAGGCAACAATGTCTTGTATGATCGGACGCTAGCGGGACCACTATGATGATCTTGCTGGTAATCATAGCGAGAGAATGGGCCCTTCAACTTGGCTCCAGAATGAACAACTTCAATTACCTCTTCAATAGCTATATTTCCCCAATGAGATACTTCAATTAATCTTTCAAGCCGAGTTACAGTCAAAAATGGtgaattgtttttatagtGAACTAATAATTCCTTTTCACTGTATGGGCCAACATTTGTATAAGGTCCATAGATGATGTTCCCGTCTTGTTGGATAAAGGGTTTCAGTTTAGTAAACGATTCCACGTTCTTCGTAGTCAAAACTACTGTAGTCTTTTGAGATGCGATTGGGTAAGGTGAGTACACATATAAGTTGCCAGTATATTTCACTATCTGATCCTCTTGTTGAGTGATACTAGTGGGATAAGGCTGCAGCGCTTTAGTAAATACTAATTCCACTGTAAAAACAGCAGTAGAGCCGGCGCCCACTCCCTCTTTAAGTTCGACACGCCAAAATCGTGAACTATCGTAACCCTTCACGGTAGTGTCCATAAGTCGAAGATCGCGATTGCTGCTGTCCTTAGCCCCGATGAAAGCCAAATTGTTTTTCTGTGACGGCTCCACTGCCACCAAAAAGTTCCTTGCCGGCGATTTACCATCATTCTCCAAGGTTATTTTAGATGTAATTTTTACGAGTTGCGAGGCAATATTTACCGTTCGttctacattttttatctttatgtcACTAGATACTGTATCTACAATTACACCATCACTTATTAGTAGTCCATAAAGTAGAAATATAAAGCAAAATTGGAGTCGCGACATCGCCggcattgtaatttttttgtgattttttgacatttgctTTGACAACGTACTCGCCGGAAGTACACGCCATCACATTTAACAGGAAATGAAGGACCATAGACATACCAGAGAAAACGTCTTCGGTCTTGCTcacatgaaaaattaaaaaatcaaatcaaatctgaGATCCAAACATTTTTGTTGAGATCAAACAAGATCAAATCACAATCAAAAAGAAATGTCAAAGTCAGTTATGtcaatcaatttaaatcaaaaaggATTAAGCGCATTCCATtcgattttttatatgtaattgattttatccaaatattttaaaaaggggtcctattttttattttctgcttTTTATAGGTGTACGTgtatttattaggtattatataagtgagaaaaactatttttttttattcataagatCGACATGCGCCGATAAACATCTGGATTTATTTGGCACGAATTATCCACTTTAGTGCGATCTAAACTACTGCTATTACTGGTGAGCTTAGAGGAAATTGAAGATGATGCGCTTATTCATACGAGTTTGTCTCTTATTACTTGGTGAGTCAATTTAAGCTGAcgtttcattcatttataagTTACGTTTACACTAGTTACTCGAAACAAACTCACTTATATGGTACCTATACATAAtgtgtaacatttatttttccagtaataaatgaaatatgttcTCCATGTGAAGCATTGAGAGGCTCAAGATCATATGGTGGCAGTAGCAAGTCCTCAAAAGGTTATAAGGAAAACTCAGGACAGAAAACATTAATGGGCACATCTCCTGGCATTCCTTCCCAGAACGCGACTAGAAGGGGCCTAGGTCTCTCTGCGTGGGGTATTGTAGCGCTTACTGTGTTTTTAATACTAGCTGGTATGAGTGTGTATTACTTTGTGACATGTTATCCGATAATCTGCCGAAAACAGTCAAGTTACAATATAATGTCTATGACTCCTGTTTAATCAGATTATTAGCATCTGTATACACTGCTGCTATTAAGCCTACATAGATTTAAAACCTTTTTagaaaagtattattttgttacattttagtaacttgattttatacatataaaattcttGTGCTCTAGGAAGATATCaacatatcatttattattgtaatagaaACATAacctttgtatttttatgaaaaatggaGGAATCTTTAAATGATcagctttattaataaataaaccgaATAGGCAATGTCTGTAATGTTCCCTATAGGAATGTATGCTAGCTGAACTAGTTGAACTTTTGCCATTCATGTTAAATTCATATACGAATTAGAAACATTGCCAAAAGCATTATTGCCTGCCCCATAATAATTTCATCACCAGTTTTAATATCTACATTTTGTTACCTAAAAATtcactatatatgtatagtttaaaaaaaaacaaagtagagaagctactttgttttttttaactatgtgTCATTTTGCTTTGTAAAGAAGCTTGGACTTttgaattatcaaaataatgtgTGTGGCTAAGGtaaatcttgaaaattatgtttttgggaatatggaaaaagtgctgtaatgttttattttcattatgttttttcttttaccaAAAATGATGAATCTATAATTTactattcattaatttactaaatgtTGTGGAATTTTTGGTTGTGATTTTAAGTAGAAGGCTTGAAATTATACCAACACTGTAAGCTGTGAATAAGAAACTTACCATTACCAAGATAAATAATAccaatttgatttgaaaaatagaCAATTTGGTAGTATTGGCTTCATACAaggcataatttatttcttgtatGTTGCAGTAGCAAACCAACATCAATATAAAGGCTACATTATATTGTTACAACAAAGTCCAGTTAATTGTCTCTCTCCCAAATctgatgtttattatttactgtatttATTACCTTATATGTATACCTTTATTGGGTAACATAGTATGTATAGTATCAGCTAGCAACATTGATATTTAGTCATGTACTTATAGgagtataaaaaagaaagtgtTATTTCTCAAGATCAGTAAGTTTCACATTGTCTGTATCAGTTTTGTTAGCTCATGTGAAAAAAGTAAGACTGTATGTAATCAACCAATggatattttgtgaatataagtataacaatatattaattgtaagaGTTCAGAACAAATGTATCATGTGTTCAAGATagattttaagatattttaccGAATCCAAATGCAATTTAAGAATTGGGCATATTTGCCAATGTTGTAttgatttatatgtaattaataacataTCAGAATTGACTGCTAAGTGAGGCTAAAGTTTTTAATAGTGCCTTAATAATCCAAAATATGCAATGCAGATTTtagtattaaattgtttttaatgaaatgcAGAAGAGTGTTTTTGTTAGCAACCACAGAAATATGAATCTGTGTTTGAAggttatcaaattaatttgtgcTAAGCGATTGCATTTTGAAGCAATACTTTCACCAATTAGTAATTAAGAATTATCAATgactttttattgattttttttagattgtCTTTGTACCCAAAATAATGCTCAAATAAACTATTCAATATATATGACTGTGATTTAATGTCTTGGTACctatagaaattaattaaaataatacaaaaagaaattgaatgaCATAGGTTAATCATTTTGATTGaagtgtattaattttatatccgtgctacgtgttttgcACTGTGCTGACACGGTAGGGACTAAgtgaactttaaaaaatcttgtgtGTTACCACTAATAGAAAGGTATGTCAAATGAGACAAGctgatatataataaaactttattgaatattattttttcatgataAAGAGTTATTTCTATGACTGCTTGTTAGgaataaatgcaataaattacTGGAAGAGTTGCAGCCATTTACAAACATCAATTTTAAACCTAATTGAGACTTATTTATGAACATCACCATTCATACTCCATACAGTAGCtatttcacaatttatttagaaacacTGAGCAAAAGGCgctaaaaatatgaaaattgattttagaatataaaGCATCGAAAAATAAACTCGAAAATTccacacatatatttttgagaagattcaatatttgtgattaccatagatatagaataaaatttaacacgtGATTCCATTTTGTCTTGTATGCATCAAACATCACACAACACATTAGCCACAGAGAAGGTAGACATGTGTTCCCAGGTATTGCATTAATTTCAAAGGTATGAATAACTGGGAAACAATAATAGGAGTTTATACTGTAACTCTCATTAAGATTATTTACATAGAACCATAGATATACCATGTAAGTACATGTAAGAGTTTGGCGTACTATGTCAAATAAACTACTCTTTGACTTATGTAATggctaaatattttacaaaacggCTTTATTTATGACCTACATAGAAATAATTACGCTCATTTCGCGCGACACATTACGTCATACAAAACATTCAGTGATGTGCTACATGGTTCACACCATGAAATCCAAGGTTTCtgacacacacacaaaacagTCTTTAAGTCACTTCCAAGGTGTTTATAACTCGTCTTTCTCAAGATCCACGTCGGAGAGGTCAATGTCCTCTTCGGGCGGCAGTTCACCATCTTTGCCGTCCCAGGGCTCTGTCTTGGACACTTTAGGCATCTCGGCGCCCTTCACTGGGGCAGTTTGGCCGCGACCGAATGACAAATCTCTGCAAAATTAAcaattctttttaataaatcagcTTCTATTGATATAGTGTAGTATATTGGTAATTGTTCTTAACGGTGATGGATTTACCAACAGGGTTTGTAGGCACGATGAAAGACTACTGCAGAACCATCACAGATTATAAAGTtagatagattttattaatatgattaAGTACTACTAGGATATAGAGTTTAAGAGACTAGTGGGGACAGAAAAATGGAATAGCTTGTCAGCAAACATGTATGAAAAGTATGTATCATACTCTAAAAACTTCATTCTTGTAAGTTTCGTCTATATGAGTGATAGACTATGTATCACTATAAACTTAGACTAAGCAAATGGTTGTCTGGAAGAAATTGGAAACAGCAATGAgggtaggtaataaaattttcaaatttgtaaCTTTATGTTTTGCTTTATGTGCAAGGTTTTCTATTATATCGTCCCGAAAGTATCTAAATCTTCCCCAGgcatcacattatctattggtgaaaaccgcatgaaaatccgtgcagtagtttttgagtttatcgcgaacagacagacgcggcagaggactttgttttataatatgtaaggatttagcagttataaaataaataattacggAACTATTAGAAGAAGAAGCGAAGAGCAAACCGACCTGAGGAACTCGTTAATGCCTGTCTCGGAGAAGGAGCCCCTGAGTGTCGAGAACTTGAGCTTCTTCACGTTGACGACCGCCATGGCCGGGTACCCGAACCCGCCCAACTCCAATGCTTGTTCTAATGCTGGCTGTTCTCCCGCCTCCGACCACACCCAGCTGACAACAATAATGACAATTATTCAACTGtacctttatatattttttcaaatatctttTAATAAATCGCAGTTACAAAAAAGCCAAAGATCgcatttttaagtttgttattttttggatTAG
This DNA window, taken from Plodia interpunctella isolate USDA-ARS_2022_Savannah chromosome 2, ilPloInte3.2, whole genome shotgun sequence, encodes the following:
- the LOC128674534 gene encoding dolichyl-diphosphooligosaccharide--protein glycosyltransferase subunit 1 encodes the protein MSKNHKKITMPAMSRLQFCFIFLLYGLLISDGVIVDTVSSDIKIKNVERTVNIASQLVKITSKITLENDGKSPARNFLVAVEPSQKNNLAFIGAKDSSNRDLRLMDTTVKGYDSSRFWRVELKEGVGAGSTAVFTVELVFTKALQPYPTSITQQEDQIVKYTGNLYVYSPYPIASQKTTVVLTTKNVESFTKLKPFIQQDGNIIYGPYTNVGPYSEKELLVHYKNNSPFLTVTRLERLIEVSHWGNIAIEEVIEVVHSGAKLKGPFSRYDYQQDHHSGPASVRSYKTLLPASASDVYYRDTNGNISTSNMKVKKDSVELDLRPRYPLFGGWKSHYTLGYNVPSYEYLYNSGNEFLLKMRVVDHIFDDMQIDEVVTKVILPEGSTNIKLNLPYPVTRLPDSLHYTYLDTKGRPVITFKKENVVENHIQDFQLRYSFPRLLMLQEPLLVVGFLHALFICVIIYVRLDFSIHKSEHPHKD